A window of the Arachis duranensis cultivar V14167 chromosome 5, aradu.V14167.gnm2.J7QH, whole genome shotgun sequence genome harbors these coding sequences:
- the LOC107489316 gene encoding uncharacterized protein LOC107489316: protein MVTTSDQEDEDEQSNLSQQPENNSTDEEDRDHQELEISQQELLKLYAPFPQLLNGAVGKRIYSRFLDLFASLHVNIPFIKAMQQMPAFIKYMKELLPRKSSLKGGQTIVLNKECSTLIQPELPAKRRDPGSFHITCAIGETMFDKALYDLGASINLLPLSLAKRLQINEIKPTDVVIRLADKTQKQAIGVVENVLLKEKEKEH from the exons ATGGTCACTACAAGTGATCAAGAGGATGAAGACGAGCAAAGCAACCTCTCCCAACAGCCTGAAAACAACTCAACAGATGAGGAGGATAGAGATCACCAAGAACTAGAAATCTCACAACAAGAGTTGCTGAAGCTCTATGCACCATTTCCCCAACTGCTCAATGGTGCTGTGGGaaagagaatatactcaaggTTCCTAGACTTGTTTGCATCTCTGcatgtgaacataccattcatcaaggcCATGCAACAAATGCCTGCATTCATCAAGTACATGAAGGAACTTCTTCCCAGGAAAAGCTCACTCAAAGGAGGCCAAACTATAGTGTTAAACAAGGAATGTAGTACCCTTATTCAACCTGAATTGCCTGCAAAAAGAagagacccagggagttttcacatcaCTTGTGCCATAGGGGAAACAATGTTTGATAAAGCACTCTATGATTTAggggcaagcatcaacttatTGCCCCTATCCCTGGCGAAGAGGCTGCAGATTAATGAGATAAAGCCCACAGATGTGGTCATCAGACTGGCtgacaagactcaaaagcaagcaataggagtggtagAAAATGTGTTACTAAAG gaaaaagaaaaggagcatTGA